The Naumannella cuiyingiana DNA window GCGCGTGCCGCTGCGGCCATCTGCCCGGCGGTGGCCAATCTGGCAGCGGCGTCGTCAACGTGACGGCGAGCGATCCGGACAGAAGTTGCTGCCGTGCTCGCGTCAACGTCCGCTCGTCGTTGTTCAGTCTGGAGTTCCTGTGCCCGTGCCAAGCGGCGGGCGGCCTGATGGCGATCCGAGAGGACTTCTTCGAGGGCGCGCCGCGCATCATTGAATGCGTTCCGCGCCTCAGACCAGTTGGGGCGACTCCGAGGGTCGGCTTCCCACCCCTTGAGCAGGTCCTGCATTCCGGCCACCGCGGCGGCGCCGGCGTCAGCATCCTGCGATCTCCTCGGTGTGGTGCGACCGAACCAGAATGCGGATTCGAACTTGCTGCGGTTGGCCGCATTCCCGAGGCGAGCGGCGATCAATCCCCATCGGCGCCCAGGTCTGACACCGTCCCCTTCTGGCCGGCCACCGCGCCGTCCGATCTCGGTGGCGAGGTCGGCGAAGTAGTCGATTTCGTCCCAGGCAGGGAAGATGCTTTCTCGGAGCGGCAGTTCATCCGAGACGTTGGCGACAGCGGAGTTGTTGGACGAGGCGACGATCATCTCGAAGCCCGTGAACTCCGGGCGCAATTGCCGAACCCTGCGGGTGTAGTCCCCTGCCTTCCATTGATGGTCAAGCCCATCGAATGCGTGGTCGGGATGGTCCAGTTGCGCCAGGCGGAACGCTCGTCGCGTCACGTTACCCGCGAGTATGTCACGTAGCATCGTGGTCTTGCCGGTCCCTGGCGGACCGTTGACACCCAAGAGGCTCACGCCGCACTCATCCATGGTCTGCGCCTGATTGACTGCGAACTGCTGGCTGGTCGACAGCGGATGCTCCGGGTTGGCCGGCCATCTGCCAAGCGGCAGGTTCCAAACGGTGGTCCCCGACACCACGACCTCGGGGTGGGCTCGCACGTCGACCCGGTCGGCCACCTGGACTTCTTGGTCGAGTGTCAGGTACGCATTGAGCGCTCGGCCCCAAGTCGGTGCGGCCGCAATGGAGCGCAAGTCGTTCAGGTGGAAACTGTTGAGGAAGTCGAAGCCTGGTAGTTCCTGGGCTCGGTCCTCGCTAATCTGCCTGCTTGCGATGGTGACGTCGTTGGTGTGAAGCGGGGCCAGGCCGTCGATGCCTGCGGCGCGGACGGCCAGAGCACGAATCTTGCGGATGTCAGCGGCTTTCAATGGGGGTTCGTCGTCCTCCGGCCCATTCACGCTGTCGGCAAGATGGACATCGATCTCGTTGCGGAGGTGCTGGTCCGCGATCTCGAACCCGTCGAACCAGCCCGGGTGGTTCACGCCCGGAGAGATTGTGCGGCCGATGCCCCACAGCGCGGACGAGAGCACCGCGGAGTTGGCGATGTAGTGGCCGTTCTGATCCACGACGAACGCCGCGCAAGCGCTCAGCCCACCGGGTCTTTCCTCGTAGGCGTCCTCATCACGAGGGAAGACCCGGTGCAGGTGCTCGAAGAGTCCGCCGACGGCGTACACGTTGAGGTACACGGTGTGCTGCCACACAAGGGGAGTCTTCCCACGGCTGCGAGGCGGCGGCAGCACTTCCCACGGCAGCGGACCTCCATCTCGCCACGCCACGACCGGGCGTTGCTGATTCCTGGGATCGGGCGGATCGACCTTCTGCGTGCTGAAGAGTTCCAGCACGTGCCAGTACCGGACGATGTCGCGCTGCTGCGGCGTCATGGCTCTCCCCGTTGGACGGATGTCGCGGTGGCTACCGGTCCGTTACGAGCAGCAAGCGCTGCTTGTGCGCGGCGCCGAGTTGCGCCTCCCGGCAAGCGCGGGCGAGGTCGCGCCTCTCCTCGTTCAGCCAGTCTTCTCCCAGCGAGGCGTCAACAATCTGCACACGGTCGATGCTCATGACGGCTTCTCTCGTCCCGAGGTGAGTGGTCGGTCGCTAGTTCAGCATGAGGCACCGACAGTGCAAACCGCTGCACGCCGTGGACTGGCTCCACTGCCCAGACCGCCCCGTACCTGGTACCCGGAAAACCTGCCCGATCGGCCTCCCAGTCCTGGGCGGGCTGCTCTTCGTCGCCCTCGGCTGCGTTCGGTACAACGATTTCTGCCAAGTCGGGATTTCTGCAAGTCGCTACGAGCGACCCTGAGTGGGTGTCCGAGGGGGGACTTGAACCCCCACAGCCATTTCTGGCCACTAGCACCTCAAGCTAGCGCGTCTACCTATTCCGCCACCCGGACGAGGTGTGCCCCGGGCGGGTCCGGAGCGCAGTGAACTATAGCAACTCAGCCCGGCGCGAGCACATCGCGAAGCCGCCCGGTGGCCCGTGTTCGGATCAGTGGGAGCAGTTGGGGCAACTGCAGTTCGTGCAGGTGCAGTCGGCGCAGTTGTCCGTGCAGTTCGGGCACTGGCACTTGGCTTCGGCCATGGCGTCCTCCTTGGTTGCCCCGATTGTCGACCCGACCCCGCGGGATGGGCAAGGGCTGCCCGCGCGACGATGGGTCCATGACCGACGCAGCGACCACGCGCCCCGGCACGAGACGACCCGATGCGGAGGTGGTCGACCTCTGCGCGGAACTGATCAGGATCGACACCACCAACTTCGGCCCGGGCGTCGACGGGCCCGGGGAGCGGGCGGGCGCCGAGTATGTCGCCGCGAAGCTCGACGAGGTCGGCATCGATTGCACCCTGTACGAGTCCGAGCCGCGGCGTACCACGCTTGTTGCGGATTTCGCGCCCGAGGGGACCGAGCCGGGCGCCGAGCCGCTGCTGATCCACGGACACCTCGACGTGGTGCCGGCCGATGCTGCCGACTGGACGGTCGATCCGTTCGCCGGCGAGTTGCGCGACGGCATGGTCTGGGGGCGCGGCGCGGTGGACATGAAGGACTTCGACGCGATGGTGCTCTCGGTGGTACGCGACCGCGTCCGGACGGGCCGGGCTCCCCGGCGCCCGCTCCGGCTGATCTTCACCGCCGACGAGGAGGCCGGCGGGGTGCTCGGCGCCGACTGGCTGGTCCGCAACCATCCGGAGACGGTCGAGGGCTGCACGCACGCGATCGGCGAGGTGGGCGGATTCTCGTTGACGGTACGCGATGACCTGCGGCTCTATCTCGTACAGACCGCCGAGAAGGGGATGGCCTGGCTCAAGCTGATCGCCGACGGCACCGCGGGGCACGGCTCGATGCGCAACGACGACAATGCGGTCACCGAGCTGGCCGCCGCCGTCGCCCGGATCGGCAGCCACCGCTGGCCACACCGGATCACCGATGCCCAGCGCGCGTTCCTCGACGCGATCGCCGACGCCTGGCAGGTCGAGCTCGATCCCGACGACGTCGAGACCACACTCGCGCGGCTCGGCTCGATCGCCCGGATGGTCGGCGCGACGATGTCCAATACCGCCAACCCGACGATGCTGCAGGCCGGTTACAAGGTGAACGTGATCCCGGGCCGCGCCACGGCGGGCCTGGACGGGCGGATCGTGCCGGGTGGCGACGAGGAGTTCTTCGCGACGCTGTCCGAACTGCTCGGGGACAAGGTGCGCTACGAGATCGACGTGCACAGCTCGGGGATCGAGACCGAGTTCGCGGGCGGGCTGGCCGATGCGATGCAGGCGAGCCTGGCCGCGGAGGATCCGCATGCCCGGGCCGTGCCGTTCCTGATGAGCGGTGGCACCGACGCCAAGGCGTGGCACCGGATGGGAGTCCGGTGCTTCGGTTTCGCCCCGCTCCGGCTGCCCCCCGAGCTCGATTTCGTCGGCATGTTCCACGGCGTGGACGAGCGCGTGCCGACCGATTCCCTCGAATTCGGCGCGCGCGTCCTGGACCGATTCCTCGACCTCGCCTGAAGAGTTCGATTTCGCCTCTTCCGCAACACGCGCCACACCCATTACCGTCACGCGCCACGAGGGCCCGACCGTGGCCCGGCGCCGCGCCAGCGGCCCGAACGAGGCGGTAGCCATGACGAACCCACCCGGCCGACCCAACTTCGAACCCCCCGCAGCGCCGCCGGCCGCGCCGCGGCGGACTGGCGTCTGGGCGACCGCACCGCGCGCGGGCACCGTCGTCGGGGAGCCGCCCGCCGGGCCCGAGCGGGTCGGCCGCGGGCTGTTGTTCGCGCTGCCGGCACTGGTTGTCGGCGCGGCGGTTGCGGTGGCGATCTGGTCCTTGGGCTACATCGCCTCGATCGCCGCGGTGGTCATCGCGGCCGGCGCCGTGGTGCTCTACGCCCGCGGCGCCGGTCGGCCACCCGAACGCGGCGTCGCTGCGCTGGTCGGGCTGATCGTGGTCGGGCTGGTCGGCACCTTTCTCGCCTGCATCGGCGCCGATCTGTCGGCCTACTACGACGCGGAAAGCGCACAGATCGACTACGGCCGTGCGGAGTTCCTGGCCGTCAACCTGGTCAATCCCGACGTGCTCGGGGGATACCTCCCCGACGCGTTGATCTTCCTGCTCCTCGGCGCGCTCGGCGCCGGCGGAACCCTGTTCCGGCTGATGCGCCGGGATTCGCACCCGACGGCCGACCCCGCCCGGTAACAACAGGCCCTTTACGTAACACACGTCACAGCAGTAACCTGCCGCCGAGCCGCTCGCTCGGCTCTCCGGATCATCCGAGGAGGCCTCGATGCCACCCTTCCCCGTCCTCGGCCCGGCACCCGCCGGAGCGCCGACCCCGCGACTGCCGCTGTCCGCGCGCGGCGGTACGCCCGAGTGGCTGCCCGAGACCTCCGCGGGCCCACGACCGTCCTTGGAGGAGCCGGTCGACACCACCGAGCACGTCGACCGCGGACTCGCGCTCGCGGCGCTCGGGCTGCTCGGCGGCGCGATCACGCTGATCGGCCTGTGGGCACCGGGTACGCCCTCGCCGATCTGGTGTTTCGCGATCGCCCTGCTCGCGTTCTGGCTCTACGGCAAGGGCGCGGGCCATGCTCCCGCCCGGGGCTTCCCGGCCCTGGTCGCCATGATCATCGGTGGCCTGGCCGTCACCTTCGTGGCGTGTCTGGCGGTCGGCCTGTACGCCTACTACCGCGAGTATGCACCCCAGATCGCACTGCCCGCGCTGCCCTTCGTGATCGCGAACCTGACCGCTCCCCAGCTCTGGTCGGCCTATCTGACCGACGGAATGCTCTTCGTGCTGTTCGGCGGGCTGGGCGCACTGGCCGGAGTGGTGCAGTTGTTCCTCGGCCGCGAGCGCCGGCCGTTGCGGGCGCGGCGCGCCGCCTGAGCCGCGGTCCGCGGGGTTGTCCGCGCGGCTAGGGTGTCTCGCCATGGGAGTCACCGCGATCGAGTACGAGGAGCAGCGGGTACGCCTGGACCGGACGCTGTCGAGGCGAGCCGTCGCCCGCCTGCTCACCGATGCCGCGGAGTACCGGGGCTGGGAATTGCATCGGCTGCGCCGTTACCGCGATGGCACCCGGGACGCCTGGATGCGGCGCAAGATCATTCGCGCCCGGCGCACCCTGCCGTGATCATCAGGCGCCGGTCTCGGCGCCGCGGGCCGCGACCGGCCCGCCGGAGACATCATCGAGGGCGGCCGCGATCTCGGCCGGCAACTCCATCTCCTCGGTGCGCAGGCAGGTGATCAACTGGTCGGCGGTCCGCGCGCCGAGCAACGGGGCCGTCACCCCGGGCGCATCGCGTACCCACAGCAGCGCGACCTGCAGCGGCTGCAGATCCATCCCGTCGGCGGCCCGGGTGACCGCCTCCACCACGCCGCGATAGCGCTGCTCCAGATAGGGCTCGACGAACCAGGCGAAATGATCACTGGCACCGCGCGAGCCGCGCGGCAGGCCGGCGCGATACTTCCCGGTGAGCACGCCACGGCCCAGCGGCGACCACGGGAAGAAGCCCATCCCGAGCCGCCGGGTGGCCGGCAGGATCTCCATCTCGGCCCGCCTGGCCAGCAACGAGTACTCCGCCTGGCCGCTGGCCACCGGCGTGCGGCCGGGCACGGCCCGCTGCCAGGCCGCCGCATAGGCGGTCTGCCAACCGACGAAATTGGACACCCCGACATAGCGGACCCGACCGGAGGAGACCGCATAGTCCATCGCGGCCAGGGTTTCCTCGATCGGCGCCTCGCCGAAGGCGTGCACCTGCCACAGATCGATCCAGTCCGTGCCCAGGCGCTCCAGCGACTGATCGAGATCGTGCAACATCCCGCTGCGCGAGGTGTCGACGACCCGGTGCCCGTCGCGGACGCCGAACCCGGCCTTGGTTGCGATGATCATCTCGTCCCGCGGGACGACCGAGTCGAGCAGCGTGCCGAGCATCTGTTCCGCGGCGCCGCGACCATAGGCAGCGGCGGTGTCGATCATGGTCCCGCCCGCCTGGTGGAAGGTGGTCAGCAGCGAACGAGCCTCGGGCATGCCGACATCACTGCCCCAGGTCATCGTGCCGAGGCCCAGGCGCGAGACCTGCAGCCCGGTATGGCCGACATGGCGACGGATCATGCGTCGACACTACAATCACGCCCAGTCGGGTCCCGAATCCCACGCAGGAGGCGCAATGAAGCTGTCGCTGAACATCGGCTACATGACGGGTCGTGATCGTCCCGAGGACGCCCTGCGGCTGACCCGGCACGCGGAGATGCTCGGCTTCGACACCGTCTGGGCCGCCGAGGCGTACGGCGTCGACTGCGTCTCCTTCCTCGCCTGGCTCGCCGGGCAGACCTCGAAGATCAATGTCGGTTCGGCGGTGATGCAGATCCCGGGGCGTACCCCCGCGATGACCGCGATGACGGCGACCGGGATGGATGCCGTCAGCGGGGGACGGTTCCGGCTCGGACTGGGGGTTTCCGGACCCCAGGTCGCCGAGGGCTGGCACGGCCGGCCCTTCGCCAAGCCGCTCGCCCGCAGCCGGGAGTATGTCGGCATCGTCCGTGCCGCGTTGTCGGGCGAGGTGGTCAGCAGCGACGGTGAGCACTATCCGCTGCCGCTGCCCGGCGGGGCCGGCAAACCGCTCAAGATCATGGCGCGTCCGGTCGCCGATCGGGTGCCGATCTATCTGGCCGCGGTCGGTCCGAAGAATGTCGAGCTGGCCGGGGAGATCGCCGACGGACTGCAGGCGATCTTCTACGCCGCCGACGCCTCCGAGGGCCTGAACGCGGCGATCGACGCCGGCCTCGCGCGCTCCGGGCGTACCCGCGACCAGTTCGACGTGATGGCCAGCGTCCCGCTCGCCGCCGGCGACGACGTCGCCGCGGCCGCCGACTCGTTGCGCCCGCACGTCGCGCTCTACGTCGGCGGGATGGGCAGCCGGAAGCAGAACTTCTACAACGCACACGCCGTCCGGATGGGGTACGCCGACGCGGCCGCGCGGATCCAGGACCTCTACCTGTCGGGCAACCAGCGCGAGGCGGCGCGGGAGGTGCCGCAGGAGCTCGTCGAGCGGGTGGCGCTGGTCGGCGATGTCGGGCGCCTGACGACATCGTTGCGCGCCCTGGCCGACAGCGGCCTGACCAACTGCGCGGTCAGCCCCGCCGGCACGGGCGTCGACGCCAAGATCGCTCAGCTCGACGCGCTCGCCGAGGCGTACCGCAACCTGTGATGATCATCCGGTCGTGACCGGCGGGATGATCCCGGCCAGCAGCAAGATCGCCAACCCGATGGCCAGCGCCACCCGATAGATCACGAACGGCGCAAAGCTGTGGTTGCTGATGTAGCGCATCAGCCAGTGGATCACCGCGAGGCCGATCGCGAACGCCAGCACCGTGGCGACGATGATCGGGCCCCAGGCGGGATCGGGCTCGTCGGCGACGTCGGTCAGCTTGTACAGCCCGGAGCCGAAGACGGCCGGAATGGCCAGCAGGAACGAGTACTCGGCCGCGGCCCGGCGGGTGTAGCCCATGAACAGCCCGGCCGTGATCGTGCCGCCCGATCGCGACACCCCGGGCACCAGCGCACAGGCCTGGGCGATGCCGAAGATGATGCCGTCGCGCCAACTGATCTGGTCCAGTTCCTTGGTCTCCTTGCCGACCCGGTCACCGAGGCCCATCAACAAGCCGACGCCGGCGAGCATCGCCACCGTGATCCACAGATTGCGGAACGGTCCCTCGATCAGCGGCTCGAGCACGACGCCGAGGACGATGATCGGGATCGAGCCGAGGATCACCAGCCAGCCGAGGCGGGCGTCGGGATCGTTGCGGGGGATCTTGCCGACGAGCGCCAGGCACCAGTGGCTGAGGATCCGCCAGATCTTCTTGCGGAAGTAGACGACGACCGCGGTCTCGGTGCCGAGCTGGGTGATGGCGGTGAAGGCGGCACCCGGGTCCGAACCGAACTGCTGCCCGACGATCGAGACGTGTGCGCTCGACGAGATGGGCAAGAACTCGGTGAGTCCCTGGACGATCCCCAGGACGATCGCTTCCAGCCAGCTCATGCTCTTCCTCGTCGTCGGTGGTTGCGCGGTGCGGGCCCGCGGGCCCCGGGCAACACTAGGCGCTTGCCGCTCCGGCACCGTCGGACCCGGGTCGGGCCCGCGCGCCGCGAACTGCCACCGGGGTAGCGCCCGGCACCATGGAGCGGTGAGCATCCATGCCGACCACCCGTTCCTGCCGCCCGACGACGCCCGCGATCCGTTGCGCCGGCTCCGCGGCCGGCTCGCGGCGCCGGTGACGGTGTGGACGATCGGCGCGCCGGGGCAGCGCCCGGAGGGCTGGACCCTGTCGTCGGTGCTGATCGCCGACGGCGATCCGCCGGAGGTGCTCGGGCTGCTGGACCCCGATTCGGAGTTGGCCGATGCGCTCCCCGGCGCGACGACCGCGACCGTCAACGTGCTCGCCGAGGGTCAGGCCGCGGTGGCCGAAGCGTTCGCCCGCGTCGCGCCGGCGCCGGGCGGGCCGTTTCGCACCGGCGAGTGGCTCGACGATGCCCACGGTCCCCGGTTGGCCGGCGCCGCCGGCTGGTTGGGGGTACGCCTGATGCCGGACCCCGGGCGCGCCGGTTATGCCCTGTTGCTGCGCGGGGTCGTCGAGACCGCGCAGGTCGGCGGGGCCGAACCGCTGTTCCATCTGCGTGGCCGCTACCTGTCCTGACCCGCTCCGGGCGCGCGGGCGCGTCGGGCCGGCTCACTAGGCTGGCCTCATGACGACGGTGCTCCTGGTCCGCCACGGGCGTTCGACGGCCAATACCGCGCGCGTGCTCGCCGGCCGCACACCGGGGATCGACCTGGACGAGACGGGTCGGGGGCAGGCGAGCCGGCTCGGCGACGCGCTGCGGGAGGTCGAGCTGGCCGCCGCCGTGACCTCCCCGCTGGAGCGCTGCCGGCAGACGGCCGAGCTGATCCTCGCCGGCCGGGGGCTCGAGCCGGTCGTCGAGCCCGAACTGACCGAGTGCGACTACGGCGAGTGGACCAACCGGTCGCTGGGCGAGCTGGCGAAGGAGGACCTGTGGCGTACCGTGCAGGCCGCGCCGTCCGCCGTGACCTTTCCCGGCGGGGAATCGATGACGGCGATGGCGGCGCGGGGCGTGGCGGCGATCCGCGCGCATGCGGCCCGGGTCGCGGCCGAGCACGGACCGAACGCGGTCTGGCTGGCGGTCAGCCACGGTGACGTGATCAAGGCGATCCTGGCTGATGCGCTCGGCCTGCACCTGGACCAGTTCCAGCGCATCTCGACCCATCCGGCGGGCCTGTCGGTGCTGTCCACCCTCGACGGTCGGACCCGCGTGCTGACGCTGAATGCCGGGACCGATGTGGCGGCGCTGGTGCCGCGGGCGCCGGTGGGCGAGGGCACCCCCGGCGGCGACGTGGACGATCCGACCGAGCCCGGCGCGGGTTCGCCCGCGGAGGAATCCGGCGTTGCTGCCGGTGGCGGGGCCTAAGCTGGTCGCTATGTCGATCGTCGAGCACCGGTACGACGCTCCGGACCGATTCGTCGCCGGGACAGTGGGGGAGCCGGGAGAGCGGACGTTCTTCCTGCAGGCCCGCGAGGGCAACCGGATCACCAGCGTGGTGTGTGAGAAGCAGCAGGTCTCGGTGCTCGCCGAGCACCTCGGGCGGATCCTCGACGAGGTGGTACGCCGAAGCGGTGACGTGCCCGATGCCTACGCCCAGCCCCGTGACGTGCAGCCGCTCGATGCGCCGATCGACGAGGAGTTCCGCGTCGGCACGATGACGCTGGCCTGGGATCCCGACCAGGCCCGCGTGGTGATCGAGATGTTCGCCCAGACCGACGCCGCGGACGACATGCCCGACGACGAGACCTCGGCCGACGAGGTCGCCGCCGCCGAGTCCGAGCGCGCCGGCGAGGTCTTCGTGGTGCGGATCACGCCGGCCGGAGCGCGGGAGTTCGTGGCCCGGGCCAATGCGGTCGTCGCCGCGGGTCGGCCCGCCTGTCCCTTCTGCGCCCAGCCGCTCGACCCCGCCGGGCACATCTGCCCGCGCTCCAACGGCTACCGTCGTCCCCTGTTCGCCTCGGGTGAGTGAGGTCTCCGCGCTGGATCCGTCCTTCGCCGGCGAGCTGACGATCCGAGGGCGGCTGACGACGGCATCGAATGCGACCTTCCTGGTCCAGGTCGGCGATCGGTTGGCCGTCCACAAGCCGGTCCGCGGCGAGCGCCCGTTGCACGACTTTCCCGACGGCACGCTCGCCGCCCGCGAGGTCGCGGCGTACCGCCTGTCCAGTCTGGCCGGGTTCGATCTTGTCCCGGCGACCGTGCTGGTGGACGGACCGCTCGGCCCGGGTTCCCTGCAGGCGTGGGTGGACGAGGCCGACTACGACCTGGTGGACCTGATCAGCGAACACGATGATCTTGCCGGCCGGCTGCCCGTGATGGACGGCTTCGGCGCGGCCGACGAACCCGTCCTGGTGGTCCATGCCGACGATGATCGACTGCGCCGACTCGCCGTCTTCGATGTGGTGATCAACAATGCCGACCGCAAGGGTGGCCACATCCTGACCCGCGAGGGACGGGTGTTCGCCGTCGATCACGGCGTGTGCTTCCACACCCAGGACAAGCTGCGGACGGTGCTGTGGGGTTTCGCCGGCGAGCCGTTGACCGACGAGCACCGGGCACTGGTGGCCGCGGCCCGGGACGCGGCCGGCGAGTTGTCCGGGCTGTTGTCGGCCGCCGAGGTTGCCGCGGTCGCGGCCCGGGCCGAGGCGCTGCTCGCGGCCGGAGTACTGCCCGAGCCGGCCGAGCACCGTTTCCCGTTCCCCTGGCCGCCGTTCTGATCCGCGCGAGGCGGGCGCCGACACCGGGCGCGAAGGCCAGCCGGATCGCGGTTCGTTTCGTGCGGGCGCCCCGGCTGGCCTAGCATCGCCCGCATGCAGGCGTGGCCATTCCCACCCGTTCCGTCGCTCGCCCCCGATCGAGACGCCGGCCCGGTCCGCATCTTCGACTCGTGGTCACGCGAGGTCGTGCCCGTCGGGCCCGAGCGCGGGACCGCACGGATGTATGTCTGCGGGATCACCCCCTATGACGCGACCCATCTCGGGCACGCGGCGACCTATGTCGCCTTCGATGTGCTGCAGCGGCAGTGGCGCGATCTCGGGCTGAACGTCAACTACGTGCAGAACGTGACCGACATCGACGACCCGCTGCTGGAGCGCGCCGAGGCGACCGGGGAGGACTGGGTCGACCTGGCGGAGCGCGAGACCGAGTTGTTCCGCACCGACATGGCGGCGCTGAACGTGCTGCCGCCCACGGAGTTCGTGGGCGCGGTCGAGTCGATCCCGTTGATCAACCGGCTGCTGGAGCAGTTGCCCGACGGGGCGATCTACCAGGTCGACGATCCCGAACACCCCGACTGGTACTTCCGCAACGAGCTGGCCCCGCACTTCAACGAGATGGCCCGGCTCGGCGACGACGAGGCGCGCGCGCTGTTCGCCGAGCGCGGCGGCGACCCGGATCGGCCGGGCAAGAAGCACCCGTTGGACGGCCTGGTCTGGCGCGTCGAGCGACCGGGCGAACCGGCCTGGGACTCGAGCCTCGGCCGCGGCCGACCGGGCTGGCACATCGAGTGCACGGCGATCGCGAACCGCTTCCTCGGGCCCGCGTTCGACATCCAGGGCGGCGGCTCCGATCTGATCTTCCCCCATCACGAGATGTCGGCCGCCGGGGGTGAGGTGGCCACCGGCGAGCCGTTGGCGAAGGCGTACGCCCACAGCGGGATGGTCGGCCTGGACGGCGAGAAGATGAGCAAGTCCCGGGGCAATCTCGTCCTGGTCAGCAAGCTGCGCGAGGCCGGGGTCGACCCGATGGCGATTCGGCTCGTGCTGCTGGATCATCACTGGCGCACCGACTGG harbors:
- a CDS encoding SCO1664 family protein, coding for MSEVSALDPSFAGELTIRGRLTTASNATFLVQVGDRLAVHKPVRGERPLHDFPDGTLAAREVAAYRLSSLAGFDLVPATVLVDGPLGPGSLQAWVDEADYDLVDLISEHDDLAGRLPVMDGFGAADEPVLVVHADDDRLRRLAVFDVVINNADRKGGHILTREGRVFAVDHGVCFHTQDKLRTVLWGFAGEPLTDEHRALVAAARDAAGELSGLLSAAEVAAVAARAEALLAAGVLPEPAEHRFPFPWPPF
- the mshC gene encoding cysteine--1-D-myo-inosityl 2-amino-2-deoxy-alpha-D-glucopyranoside ligase, with amino-acid sequence MQAWPFPPVPSLAPDRDAGPVRIFDSWSREVVPVGPERGTARMYVCGITPYDATHLGHAATYVAFDVLQRQWRDLGLNVNYVQNVTDIDDPLLERAEATGEDWVDLAERETELFRTDMAALNVLPPTEFVGAVESIPLINRLLEQLPDGAIYQVDDPEHPDWYFRNELAPHFNEMARLGDDEARALFAERGGDPDRPGKKHPLDGLVWRVERPGEPAWDSSLGRGRPGWHIECTAIANRFLGPAFDIQGGGSDLIFPHHEMSAAGGEVATGEPLAKAYAHSGMVGLDGEKMSKSRGNLVLVSKLREAGVDPMAIRLVLLDHHWRTDWSYDDDQLEAATQRLARWRAAVTRRAAPEAEPALAALRAALRDDLDTPTALRVVDEWAAEDGADEHAPGQLAEAIDALLGVRLS